One part of the Rhodococcus oxybenzonivorans genome encodes these proteins:
- a CDS encoding amino acid permease, producing MPGVGIWRTKSVEQSIADTDEPDTRLRRELTAKDLTVFGVAVVIGAGIFTLTARTAGNVAGPSISLAFVLAAIACGLAALCYAEFASTVPVAGSAYTFSYATFGEFVAWIIGWDLILEFALASAVVGKGWSLYLGNALGFSGATTAHLGPIDFDWGALIIVGAITAVLAIGTKVSSRVSAIITAIKIAVVLLVIAVGVFYIKKENYAPYIPPAEGASSTAQGVHQTLFSFLTGADGSSYGWYGLLAAASLVFFAFIGFDVVATTAEETKNPQKALPRGILGSLAIVTVLYVAVTLVLTGMVKYTDLKTGSPLVGDSSATLATAFEAHGITWAQTAINFGGLAGLTTVVMVMMLGQTRVLFAMSRDGLMPRGLAKTGTKGTPVRITLIVGAVVAFLAAFFPMGTLEEMVNIGTLFAFVLVCIGVIILRRTRPDLPRGFRVPLVPLVPILAVAACGWLMLNLSVETWIRFVGWMALGVLIYFAYGRRKSVLGRRLAAEAEPPEEEKLPEFAQN from the coding sequence ATGCCAGGAGTCGGCATATGGCGAACGAAATCCGTCGAGCAATCGATCGCGGACACCGACGAGCCTGACACTCGGCTGCGGAGGGAATTGACCGCCAAGGATCTCACCGTCTTCGGCGTGGCTGTCGTGATCGGTGCCGGCATCTTCACGCTCACGGCCCGCACCGCAGGCAACGTCGCCGGGCCGTCCATCTCGCTCGCTTTCGTACTCGCCGCCATCGCGTGCGGGCTCGCCGCGCTGTGTTACGCCGAGTTCGCGTCCACCGTTCCGGTGGCCGGAAGCGCATACACCTTCTCGTACGCCACCTTCGGCGAATTCGTCGCCTGGATCATCGGCTGGGACCTCATCCTCGAATTTGCGCTCGCGTCGGCCGTGGTGGGCAAAGGCTGGTCGCTGTATCTGGGCAACGCGCTCGGCTTCAGCGGCGCCACCACAGCGCATCTCGGGCCGATCGACTTCGACTGGGGTGCGCTGATCATCGTCGGCGCCATCACCGCCGTGCTCGCCATCGGCACCAAGGTCTCCTCCCGCGTCTCTGCGATCATCACGGCCATCAAGATCGCCGTCGTTCTTCTCGTCATCGCGGTGGGCGTCTTCTACATCAAGAAGGAGAACTACGCGCCCTACATTCCGCCCGCCGAGGGTGCGTCGAGTACTGCGCAGGGCGTGCACCAGACCCTGTTCTCCTTCCTCACCGGCGCCGACGGCAGCAGTTACGGCTGGTACGGCCTGCTCGCCGCGGCCAGCCTCGTGTTCTTCGCCTTCATCGGGTTCGATGTCGTCGCCACCACTGCCGAGGAAACCAAGAACCCGCAGAAGGCTCTGCCCCGCGGCATCCTGGGCTCCCTCGCCATCGTCACCGTCCTCTACGTCGCCGTTACCCTCGTCCTCACCGGCATGGTCAAGTACACCGATCTGAAGACCGGGAGTCCGCTGGTCGGTGACAGCAGTGCCACTCTCGCCACCGCTTTCGAGGCACACGGCATCACCTGGGCGCAGACGGCCATCAACTTCGGCGGCCTCGCCGGCCTGACCACCGTGGTCATGGTCATGATGCTCGGACAGACCCGAGTGCTCTTCGCGATGTCTCGGGACGGATTGATGCCACGCGGGCTGGCCAAGACGGGCACCAAGGGGACGCCCGTTCGGATCACCCTGATCGTCGGGGCGGTCGTGGCTTTCCTCGCCGCGTTCTTCCCCATGGGCACGCTGGAAGAGATGGTGAACATCGGCACGCTGTTCGCGTTCGTGCTGGTCTGCATCGGTGTGATCATTCTTCGCCGCACGCGGCCCGACCTGCCGCGTGGTTTCCGCGTCCCGCTGGTCCCGCTGGTTCCGATCCTCGCCGTCGCCGCCTGCGGATGGTTGATGCTCAATCTCTCGGTGGAGACGTGGATCCGGTTCGTCGGGTGGATGGCACTCGGTGTGCTGATCTACTTCGCCTACGGCCGGCGCAAGTCCGTCCTGGGCCGGCGTCTCGCCGCCGAGGCGGAGCCGCCGGAAGAGGAGAAGCTCCCCGAGTTCGCCCAGAACTGA
- a CDS encoding DoxX family protein, with translation MRKDPSESPDPGASDHGASPDYGKVSSPYDSPTERFPTATPAAGSGGRTLPHTDDELDFGDARGAGLPTEQIPAYRDSGSFGSDQPTEVLGGTSAAAAASPGTTAVGTAGDGDVKIGRGTLDLGLLALRLAVGGTALVHGLQKLTGIWNGPGLDGFEEMLANSGFQQAKLLAILGAVGEVAGGALLILGLVTPLAAASVLAVMINAWAFRQTAEPGLEYFAPAGTEYETLLGVCAGVIILTGPGRISLDGRRGWATRPFIGSFVALILGVAAGVCTWIFLNGANPLI, from the coding sequence ATGCGGAAAGATCCCAGCGAGTCGCCGGACCCCGGTGCCTCGGACCACGGCGCCTCACCGGACTACGGTAAGGTCTCCAGCCCGTACGACTCTCCGACGGAGCGTTTTCCGACGGCCACGCCGGCGGCGGGTTCCGGGGGACGCACGCTTCCGCACACCGACGACGAACTGGATTTCGGCGACGCGCGGGGCGCGGGTCTGCCGACCGAGCAGATCCCCGCCTACCGGGACTCGGGGTCGTTCGGATCGGATCAGCCGACGGAGGTTCTCGGCGGCACTTCCGCCGCAGCGGCCGCATCGCCGGGTACGACCGCGGTCGGGACGGCGGGCGACGGTGACGTGAAAATCGGTCGCGGAACCCTGGACCTCGGGTTGCTCGCACTGCGCCTCGCAGTGGGCGGCACGGCTCTGGTGCACGGACTGCAGAAGTTGACGGGGATATGGAACGGCCCGGGTCTCGACGGGTTCGAGGAGATGCTGGCGAACTCCGGATTCCAGCAGGCGAAGCTCCTTGCGATCCTGGGCGCTGTCGGTGAGGTCGCCGGTGGGGCGTTGCTGATCCTCGGACTGGTGACGCCACTGGCCGCTGCTTCGGTTCTCGCGGTCATGATCAACGCGTGGGCGTTCCGCCAGACGGCGGAACCGGGCCTCGAGTACTTCGCGCCTGCGGGAACCGAGTACGAGACCCTGCTCGGTGTGTGCGCCGGAGTCATCATTCTCACCGGGCCCGGTCGTATCTCTCTCGACGGTCGCCGGGGTTGGGCGACCCGTCCGTTCATCGGTTCGTTCGTCGCGCTGATCCTGGGTGTCGCTGCCGGCGTCTGCACCTGGATCTTTCTCAACGGGGCCAACCCGCTCATCTGA
- a CDS encoding PQQ-dependent sugar dehydrogenase: MMVGGLSRRTTGRSTWMVSVLCVTALLAAGCAKFDDSASSPFSPEPSEASGAEVEPESPPPSTTTPPPPSGPLGPCQDPDPSVIATCLDTTGGLVVLPDAATALVAERRTGRILEVAQGRQPREIAHIDVDASSDGGLLDIALSPSFVEDNLIYAYISTPTDNRVVRVAPGDTAKEVLGGIPRGNVGNAGSLEFSGDDLMVLTGNAGNPAAASDPASLAGKLLKVTALTPAPTPAQPRPQVVLSGIGTAGGVCVDPGVAVWVTDRTPLEDRLQRVSADGAVSSPVWTWPERPGVGGCVAAQDVVAVSLSTAKAMSALAADPSTGAVTTAPGVIVQDRYGQLGGAALGPDGLIWVSTVNKTAGQPGPNDDRVIKMPLPSGGGGFD, from the coding sequence ATGATGGTGGGTGGGCTGAGCCGCAGGACGACCGGCAGATCGACATGGATGGTGTCCGTGCTGTGTGTCACCGCGTTGCTCGCAGCAGGCTGTGCGAAGTTCGACGATTCGGCGTCCTCACCGTTCAGCCCCGAACCTTCCGAGGCGTCGGGTGCCGAGGTAGAGCCCGAGAGTCCGCCTCCGTCCACCACCACACCCCCACCGCCCAGCGGGCCGCTCGGACCGTGCCAGGATCCGGACCCCAGTGTGATCGCCACCTGTCTCGACACCACGGGCGGGCTCGTCGTCCTTCCCGACGCAGCCACCGCGCTGGTCGCAGAACGACGCACCGGACGCATCCTCGAGGTCGCGCAGGGCCGCCAGCCCAGAGAGATAGCGCACATCGACGTCGACGCCAGTTCCGACGGCGGACTTCTCGATATCGCCCTGTCACCGAGCTTCGTCGAGGACAACTTGATCTACGCCTACATCTCGACTCCCACCGACAACCGGGTGGTGCGCGTGGCACCGGGCGATACGGCCAAGGAAGTGCTCGGCGGGATACCACGGGGGAATGTCGGCAATGCCGGTTCACTCGAATTCTCCGGCGACGACCTCATGGTGCTCACCGGAAACGCCGGCAACCCGGCCGCCGCGTCCGATCCCGCCTCTCTCGCGGGCAAGCTGTTGAAGGTGACCGCGCTGACACCCGCCCCGACCCCCGCACAGCCTCGCCCGCAGGTCGTCCTGTCCGGCATCGGGACCGCCGGTGGGGTGTGCGTCGACCCCGGTGTGGCGGTCTGGGTCACCGACCGCACCCCCCTCGAGGATCGCCTGCAGCGCGTGAGTGCCGACGGTGCCGTGTCCTCCCCGGTGTGGACGTGGCCGGAGCGCCCCGGAGTGGGCGGCTGCGTGGCCGCGCAGGATGTCGTCGCGGTGTCGCTGAGCACGGCCAAGGCGATGTCGGCGCTCGCCGCCGACCCAAGCACCGGAGCGGTCACCACTGCCCCGGGCGTCATCGTCCAGGACCGGTACGGCCAGCTCGGTGGGGCCGCCCTCGGGCCGGACGGGCTGATCTGGGTCAGTACGGTGAACAAGACAGCCGGTCAGCCCGGCCCCAACGACGACCGTGTGATCAAGATGCCGTTGCCCTCAGGCGGCGGCGGGTTCGACTGA
- the gatB gene encoding Asp-tRNA(Asn)/Glu-tRNA(Gln) amidotransferase subunit GatB, whose product MTAVDAPALLDYDDVLAKYEPVLGMEVHVELGTNTKMFCPCPTEFGAEPNTQVCPVCLGLPGSLPVVNEAAVESAIRIGLALNCSITPWGRFARKNYFYPDQPKNYQISQYDEPIATDGYLDVVLDDGTTWRVEIERAHMEEDTGKSLHVGGATGRIHGASHSLLDYNRAGVPLVEIVTKTISGAGARAPEVARAYVTALRDLLKSLKVSDVRMDQGSMRCDSNVSLMPVGATELGTRTETKNVNSLKSVEVAVRYEMRRQAAVLESGGAVIQETRHFQEADGTTSPGRRKETAEDYRYFPEPDLEPVAPSAEWIEELRGTLPELPWVRRARIQADWGVSDEVMRDLVNAGALDLVIATAEAGASPEAARSWWVSYLAQQANTRGVELTALPITPAQVAEVVALIDNGTLNNKVARQVVDRVLDGEGDPKQVVANHPEFVVERDDTKLKAAVDEALAANPDIADKIRGGKVAAAGKIVGDVMKATRGQADPARVKELVIEACS is encoded by the coding sequence ATGACTGCTGTCGACGCGCCGGCCCTCCTCGACTACGACGATGTGCTCGCCAAGTACGAGCCTGTTCTCGGCATGGAGGTGCACGTAGAGCTCGGCACCAACACCAAGATGTTCTGCCCGTGTCCCACCGAGTTCGGTGCGGAGCCGAACACGCAGGTATGCCCGGTGTGCCTGGGCCTGCCGGGGTCGTTGCCGGTGGTCAACGAGGCGGCGGTGGAGTCCGCGATCCGGATCGGTCTGGCGCTGAACTGCTCGATCACGCCGTGGGGCCGTTTCGCGCGGAAGAACTATTTCTACCCGGACCAGCCGAAGAACTATCAGATCTCGCAATACGACGAGCCGATCGCCACCGACGGTTACCTCGACGTCGTTCTCGACGACGGCACCACCTGGCGCGTCGAGATCGAGCGTGCACACATGGAAGAGGACACGGGGAAGTCGCTGCACGTCGGTGGCGCGACCGGCCGTATCCACGGAGCAAGCCACTCGCTGCTCGACTACAACAGGGCGGGCGTGCCGCTGGTCGAGATCGTGACCAAGACCATCAGCGGTGCCGGTGCGCGAGCGCCCGAGGTGGCCCGCGCCTACGTCACCGCTCTGCGTGATCTGCTGAAGTCGCTGAAGGTGTCGGACGTGCGCATGGACCAGGGCTCGATGCGCTGCGACTCCAACGTGTCGCTGATGCCGGTCGGTGCTACCGAACTGGGAACCCGGACCGAGACGAAGAACGTCAACTCCCTCAAGAGCGTCGAGGTGGCGGTCCGGTACGAGATGCGCCGTCAGGCCGCCGTGCTGGAGTCGGGGGGTGCGGTGATCCAGGAAACACGCCACTTCCAGGAGGCGGACGGCACCACCTCGCCGGGCAGGCGCAAGGAGACCGCCGAGGACTACCGCTATTTCCCGGAACCCGACCTCGAGCCCGTAGCTCCCAGCGCCGAATGGATCGAGGAACTCCGCGGCACACTGCCGGAGTTGCCGTGGGTCCGTCGGGCCCGGATCCAGGCCGACTGGGGTGTTTCCGACGAGGTGATGCGCGACCTCGTGAACGCAGGTGCCCTCGACCTCGTGATCGCCACGGCCGAGGCCGGAGCCTCCCCGGAAGCCGCACGGTCGTGGTGGGTGTCGTACCTCGCCCAGCAGGCCAACACCCGCGGCGTGGAGTTGACGGCCCTGCCGATCACCCCGGCGCAGGTGGCCGAGGTGGTCGCGCTCATCGACAACGGCACACTGAACAACAAGGTGGCGCGCCAGGTGGTCGACCGCGTCCTCGACGGCGAGGGCGACCCCAAGCAGGTTGTCGCAAACCATCCGGAATTCGTGGTCGAGCGGGACGACACCAAGCTGAAGGCGGCCGTCGACGAGGCCTTGGCAGCCAACCCTGATATCGCCGACAAGATTCGCGGCGGAAAGGTGGCCGCTGCAGGCAAGATCGTCGGCGACGTGATGAAGGCGACGCGGGGTCAGGCAGATCCCGCACGCGTCAAGGAACTCGTCATCGAGGCGTGCAGCTAG
- a CDS encoding ATP-dependent 6-phosphofructokinase produces MRIGILTGGGDCPGLNAVIRAVVRTADGRYRSSVVGFRDGWRGLLEDRKVPLSNDDRIDRILTRGGTILGTARVNPDKLKAGLDQIRQTLDDNGIDALIPIGGEGTLTAAGWLAESGVPVIGVPKTIDNDIDCTDVTFGFDTALSIATDAIDRLHTTAESHQRVMLVEVMGRHAGWIALHSGLATGAHLTLVPEVPFDVAEVCDMVKKRFQRGDSHFICVVAEGAAPTPESMTLREGGIDEFGHKRFTGVAQQLGAEIERRIGKEVRTTVLGHVQRGGTPTPYDRVLATRFGVHATDAVHRGDFGQMVALHGTSIELVALTDATRHLKTVPRERYDEAAAFFG; encoded by the coding sequence ATGCGGATCGGGATCCTGACCGGCGGCGGCGACTGCCCCGGACTCAATGCGGTGATCAGGGCGGTGGTGCGCACTGCCGACGGTCGGTACCGCAGCTCGGTGGTCGGATTCCGGGACGGGTGGCGCGGCCTGCTCGAGGATCGCAAGGTTCCGTTGTCCAACGACGACCGGATCGACCGCATCCTCACCCGCGGCGGCACGATCCTCGGAACGGCCCGGGTGAACCCGGACAAATTGAAAGCCGGACTGGACCAGATCCGGCAGACCCTCGACGACAACGGGATCGACGCCCTCATTCCGATCGGAGGTGAGGGAACGCTCACTGCCGCAGGATGGTTGGCAGAAAGCGGTGTCCCGGTCATCGGGGTTCCGAAGACCATCGACAACGACATCGACTGCACCGACGTGACGTTCGGCTTCGACACCGCGCTGTCCATCGCGACGGATGCGATCGACCGGTTGCACACCACGGCAGAGTCGCACCAACGGGTCATGCTGGTGGAGGTGATGGGCAGACACGCCGGCTGGATCGCGCTGCACTCGGGTCTGGCGACGGGCGCTCACCTCACCCTCGTTCCCGAGGTGCCGTTCGACGTCGCTGAGGTGTGCGACATGGTGAAGAAGCGGTTCCAGCGGGGCGACTCCCACTTCATCTGTGTCGTCGCCGAGGGTGCGGCACCCACCCCCGAGTCGATGACGCTGCGCGAAGGCGGCATCGACGAGTTCGGGCACAAACGATTCACCGGTGTCGCGCAGCAGCTCGGCGCCGAGATCGAGCGCCGCATCGGCAAGGAAGTACGGACAACGGTTCTCGGGCACGTGCAGCGGGGCGGCACTCCCACCCCGTACGACCGGGTACTCGCCACCCGCTTCGGGGTGCACGCCACGGACGCGGTCCACCGCGGAGACTTCGGGCAGATGGTCGCCCTGCATGGCACGTCGATCGAATTGGTGGCGCTCACCGACGCCACCCGTCACCTCAAGACCGTGCCGCGCGAGCGGTACGACGAGGCAGCCGCCTTTTTCGGCTGA
- a CDS encoding response regulator, producing MAITVFIADDQAMVRQGFGALLSSQPDISVIGDAPDGAVAVTEVKRLRPDVVLMDVRMPEMNGLDAARLILSAGFDPPVRVLMLTTFDVDDYVYEALSIGASGFMLKDAPAEELVRAVRVVADGEALLAPTVTRRLIADVTSRRSTTRRKPAALSALTPREREVLELIARGMSNTEIADRLFVAEQTVKTHVGKVLSKLDLRDRAQAVVLAYESGLVTPG from the coding sequence GTGGCCATCACCGTGTTCATCGCAGACGATCAAGCCATGGTCCGTCAGGGCTTCGGCGCCCTCCTCTCCTCACAGCCCGACATCAGCGTGATCGGCGACGCACCGGACGGGGCGGTGGCGGTGACCGAGGTCAAACGTCTGCGTCCCGACGTGGTGCTCATGGATGTCCGGATGCCGGAGATGAACGGCCTCGATGCGGCGCGCCTGATCCTGTCGGCCGGATTCGACCCCCCGGTGCGTGTGCTGATGCTCACCACCTTCGACGTCGACGACTATGTCTACGAAGCACTCAGCATCGGAGCCAGCGGTTTCATGCTCAAAGATGCGCCCGCCGAAGAACTGGTTCGTGCGGTCCGCGTCGTCGCCGATGGGGAGGCACTTCTGGCGCCGACCGTCACCAGGCGTCTCATCGCCGACGTGACCAGCCGCCGCAGCACTACCCGTCGTAAACCCGCTGCGCTGTCGGCGCTGACCCCGCGCGAGCGGGAGGTTCTCGAACTCATCGCCCGCGGGATGTCCAACACCGAGATAGCCGATCGCCTGTTCGTCGCCGAGCAGACCGTCAAGACGCACGTCGGAAAGGTGCTGTCCAAGCTCGATCTCCGCGACCGCGCACAGGCCGTGGTACTCGCCTACGAGAGTGGCCTCGTCACACCGGGCTGA
- a CDS encoding sensor histidine kinase: MDKKTRIRSVARGQWLNVAIVSVTAILFAVAWPTLQLTHQVSPPIQPFVAALAAFPFVLIRANPALGWAVSAVSALVIPRVFGLQEGYDYPWQVVHILVILALLAAVSMRAAIPVVGVAWISTVLLFLADTPGTNGRGWAVGLTAIVVFGLLIRWLVLSRRQLARQEELSELERTRRTILEEKARIARDLHDVVAHHMSMVVVQAQSAPYRIANVSAETRAEFESIGAAGRAALNEVRGLLGVLRSDGQLAEHAPQPGVDQIGELLEGSRRAGIPVTWTVSGDQTLVSESVGLVMYRILQESLANTARHASGAAVEVKITYQSPIVSLAVVNGPAKRSLASALTRHESTGGNGIIGMRERAQAVGGVLTTRMHDNGGFEVHAEFAAASA, encoded by the coding sequence GTGGACAAGAAGACGCGAATCCGGAGCGTTGCTCGAGGTCAGTGGCTCAACGTGGCAATTGTCTCGGTCACAGCGATTCTTTTCGCTGTCGCGTGGCCGACACTGCAATTGACGCACCAGGTCAGCCCACCGATTCAGCCGTTCGTTGCGGCGCTCGCAGCGTTCCCCTTCGTTCTGATCCGCGCCAACCCTGCACTCGGGTGGGCTGTCTCTGCAGTGTCGGCTCTGGTCATTCCGCGAGTCTTCGGACTGCAGGAGGGTTACGACTATCCCTGGCAGGTAGTCCATATCCTGGTGATCCTCGCACTCCTGGCGGCTGTGAGTATGCGGGCGGCGATTCCCGTGGTCGGTGTCGCGTGGATCTCGACGGTGCTCCTCTTCCTCGCCGACACTCCCGGCACCAACGGCCGCGGCTGGGCCGTCGGGCTCACGGCGATCGTCGTCTTCGGCCTGCTGATCCGCTGGCTCGTGCTCTCCCGCAGGCAACTCGCCCGGCAGGAGGAGTTGAGCGAGCTCGAACGCACCCGTCGCACGATTCTCGAGGAGAAGGCGCGCATCGCCCGCGACCTGCATGACGTTGTCGCACATCACATGTCGATGGTCGTCGTGCAGGCGCAGAGCGCTCCCTACCGCATCGCGAACGTGTCGGCCGAGACCCGCGCGGAATTCGAGTCGATCGGCGCCGCCGGGCGCGCCGCACTGAACGAGGTGCGCGGACTGCTCGGCGTCTTGCGGAGCGACGGCCAGCTCGCCGAGCACGCCCCGCAGCCGGGGGTGGACCAGATCGGAGAGTTGCTCGAGGGCAGTCGGCGGGCCGGGATTCCGGTCACCTGGACTGTGTCCGGTGATCAGACACTCGTGTCCGAGTCGGTCGGATTGGTGATGTATCGCATCCTGCAGGAGTCACTGGCCAATACCGCGCGGCACGCATCGGGTGCGGCGGTCGAGGTGAAGATCACGTACCAATCTCCGATCGTGTCGCTTGCCGTGGTCAACGGTCCGGCGAAACGGAGTCTCGCATCCGCGCTGACCAGGCACGAATCCACCGGAGGCAACGGAATCATCGGCATGCGCGAGCGTGCGCAGGCCGTCGGGGGAGTGCTCACCACCCGGATGCACGACAACGGTGGATTCGAGGTGCACGCCGAGTTTGCGGCCGCGTCAGCCTAG
- a CDS encoding alpha/beta-hydrolase family protein: protein MSTTIVLSTRPPGDYGSPVPASALRRALATTIPVSALPRASSTIVVTLCVLASLTPSLLPRSALTQALFTGVLAATGLGMLVLARRLRQVLTRSSGSRVPRESVRLLALLGAMVTTTWAMVAADHWQDSLRQVMGMSSVGPGHWMQVLLGAVTTFVVVVVAGATVSSVAHRLGWIGSATTAVVLATGLQLVAGPAVWEMMSRSYSDSNDVVDVSLQRPMSAARAGSSESVVSWESLGRQGRRFVAAGEQSGSIRTYVGMNSAPDVKSRAALAVSELERAGGFARSAIVVTVPTGSGWIDENAAEGFEDRFDDDVAIVGLQYSYAPSWITFVFGRSAADESAAALFDAVADRITALPDAIRPALYVYGQSLGSVGGSAQFADAADLGRRACGALWAGPPAGSVMTDGATVLANTSDPVVWWSPDLILRRPDLSRAVADAPVPQWIPGLTFLQASVDLLSALNFPAGHGHRYGKEQGTTLPDCDLTR from the coding sequence ATGAGCACGACCATCGTTTTGAGCACCCGACCTCCCGGGGACTACGGCAGCCCGGTACCGGCATCTGCGCTGCGCCGGGCCCTCGCCACGACGATTCCGGTGTCGGCACTTCCTCGGGCGTCCTCCACGATCGTCGTCACTCTCTGCGTACTCGCCTCTCTCACACCGTCATTGCTCCCTCGAAGCGCCCTGACGCAGGCCCTGTTCACCGGGGTCCTCGCTGCGACGGGGCTCGGGATGCTCGTCCTCGCTCGTCGGCTGCGACAGGTGCTCACCCGCTCCTCCGGCTCCCGGGTACCACGGGAATCCGTTCGACTCCTCGCCTTGCTCGGCGCGATGGTCACCACCACCTGGGCGATGGTCGCGGCCGATCACTGGCAGGACTCCCTCCGACAGGTGATGGGGATGAGCAGCGTCGGCCCGGGCCACTGGATGCAGGTGCTCCTCGGAGCCGTAACGACCTTCGTGGTCGTGGTCGTCGCCGGTGCGACCGTCTCCTCGGTGGCCCACCGTCTCGGCTGGATCGGCAGTGCTACGACGGCCGTCGTTCTCGCGACCGGTCTGCAACTGGTCGCCGGGCCCGCGGTATGGGAGATGATGTCGCGTTCCTACAGCGATTCCAATGACGTGGTCGACGTCTCGCTGCAGCGTCCAATGTCCGCCGCACGAGCGGGGAGCTCCGAGTCCGTCGTCAGCTGGGAGTCGCTCGGGCGGCAGGGACGTCGCTTCGTGGCGGCCGGTGAACAGTCCGGGAGTATCCGCACCTACGTCGGGATGAACTCGGCACCGGACGTGAAGTCCCGTGCGGCGCTGGCAGTCTCGGAACTCGAGAGGGCCGGTGGATTCGCCCGCTCGGCCATCGTCGTCACCGTCCCCACCGGCTCCGGCTGGATCGACGAGAACGCGGCGGAAGGATTCGAGGACCGCTTCGACGACGACGTCGCGATAGTCGGGCTCCAATATTCCTACGCACCGAGTTGGATCACCTTCGTCTTCGGCCGTTCGGCGGCCGACGAATCGGCGGCAGCCTTGTTCGATGCGGTCGCCGATCGCATCACGGCACTACCCGATGCGATCCGTCCCGCTCTCTACGTCTACGGTCAGAGCCTCGGATCCGTCGGCGGGAGCGCGCAATTCGCCGACGCGGCAGATCTCGGTCGGCGAGCATGCGGGGCGCTGTGGGCCGGACCGCCCGCCGGGTCCGTGATGACCGACGGCGCAACGGTTCTGGCCAACACGTCCGATCCCGTCGTGTGGTGGTCACCCGACCTGATCCTGCGCCGGCCCGATCTGTCACGGGCCGTGGCCGATGCTCCTGTCCCACAGTGGATTCCCGGCCTGACGTTCCTCCAGGCGAGCGTCGACCTGCTGTCGGCGCTGAATTTCCCCGCCGGGCATGGGCATCGCTACGGGAAGGAACAGGGCACCACCCTACCCGACTGCGACCTCACTCGGTGA